The Pogona vitticeps strain Pit_001003342236 chromosome 3, PviZW2.1, whole genome shotgun sequence genome includes a window with the following:
- the CCKBR gene encoding gastrin/cholecystokinin type B receptor isoform X3, whose protein sequence is MRILLYSVIFLLSVFGNMLVIVVLVMNKRLRTVTNSFLLSLAVSDLMVAVFCMPFTFIPNLMRTFVFGKVICKAMAYLMATSVSVSTFSLVAIAIERYNAICNPLKSRVWQTRSHAYRVIAATWLLSALLMLPYLVYNTITSPPAHPGIYRCGPTWPGNHVKQAWYVLLIVTLFFLPGVVMIVAYGLISRELYRGIQFEMDLTREAKAHPNGSPEPLAPCEDGDGCYILVPQPATGGVELSVLMPGDSTKQERARINSSEAKLLAKKRVIRMLVVIVVLFFVCWLPVYVANTWRAFDGPAAERALSGTPISFIHLLSYCSTCVNPFIYCFMNKRFRKAFAATFSCCGAPCRRPRPTEDEVTATGASLSKFSYTTVSTIGPP, encoded by the exons ATGCGGATCCTCCTGTACTCCGTGATATTCCTCCTCAGTGTTTTTGGGAACATGCTGGTCATCGTGGTCCTCGTGATGAACAAGCGGCTGCGCACCGTCACCAACTCGTTCCTGCTCTCCCTGGCGGTCAGCGACCTGATGGTGGCCGTCTTCTGCATGCCCTTCACCTTCATCCCCAACctgatgcggacctttgtctttGGGAAGGTCATCTGCAAGGCCATGGCCTACCTCATGG CGACGTCTGTCAGCGTCTCCACCTTCAGCCTGGTGGCCATCGCGATCGAGCGCTACAACGCCATCTGCAACCCGCTCAAGTCCCGGGTGTGGCAGACCCGCTCCCACGCCTACCGCGTCATCGCGGCCACCTGGCTCCTCTCCGCCCTCCTCATGTTGCCTTACCTGGTCTACAACACCATCACCTCGCCGCCAGCCCACCCAGGCATTTACAGGTGCGGCCCCACCTGGCCTGGGAACCATGTCAAGCAGGCCTG GTACGTGCTGCTGATTgtcaccctcttcttcctccccggGGTAGTGATGATTGTGGCCTATGGACTTATCTCCCGTGAGCTGTACAGGGGCATCCAGTTTGAGATGGACCTCACCCGGGAGGCCAAAG ctcaCCCGAATGGGAGCCCTGAGCCCCTGGCCCCTTGTGAGGATGGGGACGGCTGCTACATCCTGGTGCCCCAGCCTGCCACTGGCGGGGTCGAGCTGTCGGTCCTGATGCCGGGAGACAGCACCAAGCAGGAGAGGGCCCGCATCAACAGCTCAGAAGCCAAGCTGCTGGCGAAGAAGCGCGTCATCCGGATGCTGGTGGTGATCGTGGTCCTGTTCTTTGTGTGCTGGCTGCCCGTCTACGTGGCCAACACCTGGCGGGCCTTCGACGGGCCGGCCGCCGAGCGTGCCCTCTCCGGCACCCCCATTTCCTTCATCCACCTCCTCTCCTACTGCTCCACCTGCGTCAACCCCTTCATCTACTGCTTCATGAACAAGCGTTTCCGGAAGGCCTTCGCCGCCACCTTCTCCTGCTGTGGCGCGCCCTGCCGCCGCCCACGTCCCACGGAGGACGAGGTCACAGCCACCGGGGCCTCCCTCTCCAAGTTCAGCTACACCACGGTCAGCACCATCGGCCCCCCATGA
- the CCKBR gene encoding gastrin/cholecystokinin type B receptor isoform X1: MEGPRPFNESLLCRPVNGSGGGAWNGTGGGCDASRRHPRGPRELDLTMRILLYSVIFLLSVFGNMLVIVVLVMNKRLRTVTNSFLLSLAVSDLMVAVFCMPFTFIPNLMRTFVFGKVICKAMAYLMATSVSVSTFSLVAIAIERYNAICNPLKSRVWQTRSHAYRVIAATWLLSALLMLPYLVYNTITSPPAHPGIYRCGPTWPGNHVKQAWYVLLIVTLFFLPGVVMIVAYGLISRELYRGIQFEMDLTREAKAHPNGSPEPLAPCEDGDGCYILVPQPATGGVELSVLMPGDSTKQERARINSSEAKLLAKKRVIRMLVVIVVLFFVCWLPVYVANTWRAFDGPAAERALSGTPISFIHLLSYCSTCVNPFIYCFMNKRFRKAFAATFSCCGAPCRRPRPTEDEVTATGASLSKFSYTTVSTIGPP; the protein is encoded by the exons ATGGAGGGGCCGCGGCCCTTCAACGAGTCTCTGCTGTGCCGGCCGGTGAACGGCTCGGGCGGCGGGGCTTGGAACGGGACCGGCGGTGGATGCGACGCTTCTCGGAGACACCCCCGTGGCCCCCGAG AGCTGGACCTCACCATGCGGATCCTCCTGTACTCCGTGATATTCCTCCTCAGTGTTTTTGGGAACATGCTGGTCATCGTGGTCCTCGTGATGAACAAGCGGCTGCGCACCGTCACCAACTCGTTCCTGCTCTCCCTGGCGGTCAGCGACCTGATGGTGGCCGTCTTCTGCATGCCCTTCACCTTCATCCCCAACctgatgcggacctttgtctttGGGAAGGTCATCTGCAAGGCCATGGCCTACCTCATGG CGACGTCTGTCAGCGTCTCCACCTTCAGCCTGGTGGCCATCGCGATCGAGCGCTACAACGCCATCTGCAACCCGCTCAAGTCCCGGGTGTGGCAGACCCGCTCCCACGCCTACCGCGTCATCGCGGCCACCTGGCTCCTCTCCGCCCTCCTCATGTTGCCTTACCTGGTCTACAACACCATCACCTCGCCGCCAGCCCACCCAGGCATTTACAGGTGCGGCCCCACCTGGCCTGGGAACCATGTCAAGCAGGCCTG GTACGTGCTGCTGATTgtcaccctcttcttcctccccggGGTAGTGATGATTGTGGCCTATGGACTTATCTCCCGTGAGCTGTACAGGGGCATCCAGTTTGAGATGGACCTCACCCGGGAGGCCAAAG ctcaCCCGAATGGGAGCCCTGAGCCCCTGGCCCCTTGTGAGGATGGGGACGGCTGCTACATCCTGGTGCCCCAGCCTGCCACTGGCGGGGTCGAGCTGTCGGTCCTGATGCCGGGAGACAGCACCAAGCAGGAGAGGGCCCGCATCAACAGCTCAGAAGCCAAGCTGCTGGCGAAGAAGCGCGTCATCCGGATGCTGGTGGTGATCGTGGTCCTGTTCTTTGTGTGCTGGCTGCCCGTCTACGTGGCCAACACCTGGCGGGCCTTCGACGGGCCGGCCGCCGAGCGTGCCCTCTCCGGCACCCCCATTTCCTTCATCCACCTCCTCTCCTACTGCTCCACCTGCGTCAACCCCTTCATCTACTGCTTCATGAACAAGCGTTTCCGGAAGGCCTTCGCCGCCACCTTCTCCTGCTGTGGCGCGCCCTGCCGCCGCCCACGTCCCACGGAGGACGAGGTCACAGCCACCGGGGCCTCCCTCTCCAAGTTCAGCTACACCACGGTCAGCACCATCGGCCCCCCATGA
- the CCKBR gene encoding gastrin/cholecystokinin type B receptor isoform X2, with translation MEGPRPFNESLLCRPVNGSGGGAWNGTGGGCDASRRHPRGPRELDLTMRILLYSVIFLLSVFGNMLVIVVLVMNKRLRTVTNSFLLSLAVSDLMVAVFCMPFTFIPNLMRTFVFGKVICKAMAYLMATSVSVSTFSLVAIAIERYNAICNPLKSRVWQTRSHAYRVIAATWLLSALLMLPYLVYNTITSPPAHPGIYRYVLLIVTLFFLPGVVMIVAYGLISRELYRGIQFEMDLTREAKAHPNGSPEPLAPCEDGDGCYILVPQPATGGVELSVLMPGDSTKQERARINSSEAKLLAKKRVIRMLVVIVVLFFVCWLPVYVANTWRAFDGPAAERALSGTPISFIHLLSYCSTCVNPFIYCFMNKRFRKAFAATFSCCGAPCRRPRPTEDEVTATGASLSKFSYTTVSTIGPP, from the exons ATGGAGGGGCCGCGGCCCTTCAACGAGTCTCTGCTGTGCCGGCCGGTGAACGGCTCGGGCGGCGGGGCTTGGAACGGGACCGGCGGTGGATGCGACGCTTCTCGGAGACACCCCCGTGGCCCCCGAG AGCTGGACCTCACCATGCGGATCCTCCTGTACTCCGTGATATTCCTCCTCAGTGTTTTTGGGAACATGCTGGTCATCGTGGTCCTCGTGATGAACAAGCGGCTGCGCACCGTCACCAACTCGTTCCTGCTCTCCCTGGCGGTCAGCGACCTGATGGTGGCCGTCTTCTGCATGCCCTTCACCTTCATCCCCAACctgatgcggacctttgtctttGGGAAGGTCATCTGCAAGGCCATGGCCTACCTCATGG CGACGTCTGTCAGCGTCTCCACCTTCAGCCTGGTGGCCATCGCGATCGAGCGCTACAACGCCATCTGCAACCCGCTCAAGTCCCGGGTGTGGCAGACCCGCTCCCACGCCTACCGCGTCATCGCGGCCACCTGGCTCCTCTCCGCCCTCCTCATGTTGCCTTACCTGGTCTACAACACCATCACCTCGCCGCCAGCCCACCCAGGCATTTACAG GTACGTGCTGCTGATTgtcaccctcttcttcctccccggGGTAGTGATGATTGTGGCCTATGGACTTATCTCCCGTGAGCTGTACAGGGGCATCCAGTTTGAGATGGACCTCACCCGGGAGGCCAAAG ctcaCCCGAATGGGAGCCCTGAGCCCCTGGCCCCTTGTGAGGATGGGGACGGCTGCTACATCCTGGTGCCCCAGCCTGCCACTGGCGGGGTCGAGCTGTCGGTCCTGATGCCGGGAGACAGCACCAAGCAGGAGAGGGCCCGCATCAACAGCTCAGAAGCCAAGCTGCTGGCGAAGAAGCGCGTCATCCGGATGCTGGTGGTGATCGTGGTCCTGTTCTTTGTGTGCTGGCTGCCCGTCTACGTGGCCAACACCTGGCGGGCCTTCGACGGGCCGGCCGCCGAGCGTGCCCTCTCCGGCACCCCCATTTCCTTCATCCACCTCCTCTCCTACTGCTCCACCTGCGTCAACCCCTTCATCTACTGCTTCATGAACAAGCGTTTCCGGAAGGCCTTCGCCGCCACCTTCTCCTGCTGTGGCGCGCCCTGCCGCCGCCCACGTCCCACGGAGGACGAGGTCACAGCCACCGGGGCCTCCCTCTCCAAGTTCAGCTACACCACGGTCAGCACCATCGGCCCCCCATGA